The Methylacidimicrobium sp. B4 genome contains a region encoding:
- a CDS encoding recombinase family protein: MKLSDWARRQGIVYKTAWRMGKDGKMPVPVEHLPTGTVIVHAEERQPGGVALYARVSSADQKADLDRQLARLTEWALAKRLPIVDAVKEVGSGMNGPRKGLLRLLRDPRFGVILVEHRDRRMRAKKALEALHE, encoded by the coding sequence ATGAAGCTGAGCGACTGGGCAAGGCGGCAGGGGATTGTCTACAAGACGGCTTGGCGGATGGGGAAGGACGGGAAGATGCCGGTGCCTGTCGAGCACCTGCCGACCGGGACGGTGATCGTGCATGCGGAGGAGAGGCAGCCCGGCGGAGTTGCCCTTTACGCGCGCGTCTCCAGCGCCGACCAGAAGGCCGATCTGGACAGGCAGCTGGCGCGGCTGACGGAGTGGGCGCTCGCCAAGCGGTTGCCGATTGTCGATGCGGTCAAGGAGGTCGGCTCCGGGATGAACGGACCTCGCAAGGGGCTCTTGCGGCTCTTGCGCGATCCGAGGTTCGGCGTCATTCTGGTCGAGCATCGGGACCGGCGGATGCGGGCGAAAAAGGCGCTGGAGGCTCTGCATGAGTGA
- a CDS encoding dienelactone hydrolase family protein: MARKGGWKEEVEVALGEILLPGTLEVPPAAGGIVLFAHGSGSSRFSPRNRFVAEILRRSGSGTLLFDLLTPEEEEEDERTAALRFDIPFLAGRLEGAARWLRDRLGDPRMALGYFGSSTGGGAALVAAAHEGEEIAAVVSRGGRPDLAGAALARVRTPTLLIVGGEDHPVLRLNREALRALHCEKELAIVPGATHLFEEPGTLQEVARLAADWFHRHWPKAGPPESGD; encoded by the coding sequence ATGGCCAGAAAGGGAGGATGGAAGGAGGAGGTCGAGGTTGCCCTCGGCGAGATCCTCTTGCCCGGCACGCTCGAGGTGCCCCCCGCTGCCGGCGGGATCGTGCTCTTTGCGCATGGCAGCGGCTCGAGCCGCTTCAGTCCCCGCAACCGGTTTGTGGCCGAGATCCTCCGGAGGAGTGGCTCGGGCACCCTGCTGTTCGATCTCTTGACTCCCGAGGAGGAAGAGGAGGACGAGCGGACCGCCGCTCTCCGCTTCGATATCCCATTCCTGGCCGGACGGCTGGAGGGCGCGGCACGCTGGCTGCGAGACCGCCTGGGCGACCCGCGCATGGCTCTCGGCTACTTCGGCTCGAGCACCGGCGGCGGAGCGGCCCTGGTCGCCGCCGCCCACGAGGGCGAGGAGATCGCCGCGGTCGTCTCCCGGGGAGGCAGGCCCGATCTTGCCGGGGCCGCCTTGGCCCGGGTGCGGACTCCGACCCTGCTGATCGTCGGCGGGGAAGACCATCCGGTGCTCCGCTTGAATCGAGAAGCGCTGCGCGCGCTCCACTGCGAGAAGGAGCTCGCCATCGTCCCCGGAGCGACCCATCTCTTCGAGGAGCCGGGAACCCTGCAGGAAGTGGCTCGATTGGCCGCCGATTGGTTCCATCGCCATTGGCCGAAGGCGGGCCCTCCCGAATCGGGCGATTGA
- the zwf gene encoding glucose-6-phosphate dehydrogenase produces MNRSSLSPTVLVIFGAAGDLAWRKLVPALYCLSAEGWLPEKFAIVGVDRKEMTKEELLGHFRSGVESFCRRKLDEASWTTFATSLTQYHCGDLAHPDTFGVLAKAIEDLSQQWGGPANPVFYLAVSPTLIEPIATGLGKVGLGKNTPGSRIVVEKPFGRDLASAEALNRSLAEVFAEKQIFRIDHYLGKETVQNILALRFGNAWFEPIWDRRYIDSVQITVAETIGVEQRGAYYEHAGALRDMVQNHLLQLLCTVAMEPPVSFEAEEVRNKKTDVLHAIRPFPTEAVHRLAVRGQYGSGWVRGQHVPAYRSEPSVSPSSLIETFVALKVFVDNWRWQDVPFYLRTGKRLPQRVSQIVISLRPVPHQAFPEIAVDQWHPNRMILNIQPKESILLNFQAKRPGPTIRLTPVDLRFSYPDAFQSESPEAYETLLRDVILGDGTLFMRADQVEAAWSLVDPILQVWESNAPTDFPNYAAGSWGPEAAQVLIARDGRSWFESPEDGE; encoded by the coding sequence ATGAACCGCTCCTCGCTCTCCCCCACCGTCCTCGTCATCTTCGGCGCTGCGGGCGACCTTGCCTGGCGCAAGCTCGTGCCCGCCCTCTACTGCCTCTCGGCCGAAGGATGGCTTCCCGAGAAGTTCGCCATCGTCGGCGTCGACCGCAAGGAGATGACCAAGGAGGAGCTCTTGGGCCACTTCCGCTCCGGCGTCGAATCCTTCTGCCGCCGCAAGCTCGACGAGGCTTCCTGGACGACCTTTGCCACCTCCCTCACCCAATACCATTGCGGAGACCTCGCCCATCCGGATACCTTCGGGGTCCTGGCCAAGGCGATCGAAGACCTTTCCCAGCAGTGGGGCGGGCCCGCCAACCCGGTCTTCTACCTCGCCGTCTCGCCGACGCTCATCGAGCCGATCGCCACGGGCTTGGGGAAGGTGGGGCTCGGCAAGAACACCCCCGGGAGCCGAATCGTGGTCGAGAAGCCCTTCGGGCGGGACCTCGCCTCGGCCGAAGCGCTCAACCGCTCCCTGGCCGAGGTCTTCGCCGAGAAGCAGATCTTCCGGATCGACCACTACCTCGGCAAGGAGACCGTCCAGAACATCCTCGCCCTCCGCTTTGGGAACGCCTGGTTTGAGCCGATCTGGGACCGCCGCTACATCGACAGTGTGCAGATCACGGTCGCCGAAACGATCGGGGTCGAGCAGCGGGGCGCATACTACGAGCATGCCGGCGCCCTGCGCGACATGGTCCAGAACCACCTCCTCCAGCTCCTCTGCACCGTGGCAATGGAGCCGCCGGTCTCCTTCGAGGCGGAAGAGGTCCGCAACAAGAAGACCGACGTGCTCCACGCGATCCGCCCCTTCCCCACGGAAGCCGTCCACCGGCTGGCGGTGCGCGGCCAGTATGGCTCGGGCTGGGTACGTGGCCAGCATGTCCCCGCCTACCGGAGCGAGCCGAGTGTTTCCCCAAGCTCCTTGATCGAGACCTTCGTCGCCCTCAAGGTCTTCGTCGATAACTGGCGCTGGCAGGACGTTCCGTTCTACCTGCGGACGGGCAAGCGGCTGCCGCAGCGCGTCTCCCAGATCGTGATCAGCCTTCGGCCCGTCCCCCACCAGGCCTTTCCCGAGATCGCGGTCGACCAGTGGCATCCCAACCGGATGATCCTCAATATCCAGCCCAAGGAGAGCATCCTGCTCAACTTCCAGGCGAAACGGCCGGGGCCGACGATCCGGCTCACCCCGGTCGACCTCCGGTTCTCCTATCCCGACGCCTTCCAGTCCGAATCCCCGGAAGCCTACGAAACCCTGCTGCGGGATGTGATCCTGGGGGATGGCACCCTCTTCATGCGCGCCGACCAGGTCGAGGCGGCCTGGTCCCTGGTCGATCCCATCTTGCAAGTCTGGGAATCCAACGCTCCGACCGACTTCCCCAACTACGCGGCGGGGAGCTGGGGGCCCGAGGCGGCGCAGGTCCTGATCGCCCGAGACGGCAGGAGCTGGTTCGAGAGCCCGGAGGACGGCGAGTAG
- a CDS encoding argininosuccinate synthase, which translates to MKIVLAYSGGLDTSVILKWLTEQYQAEVIAYCADVGQAEELTGLEEKACRTGASRCVISDLREEFVRDYVFPMLRAGALYEDQYLLGTSIARPLIAKKQVEIARELGADALAHGATGKGNDQVRFELTFAALAPDLRVIAPWREWELAGRADLIRYAEKHGIPVPVTQAKPYSMDRNLFHISYESGVLEDPWQPPPADLFRLTRDPERAPDEPETVDLDFEGGNCVAVNGKALSPAEALGALNEIGGRHGIGRVDLVENRFVGMKSRGVYECPGGTILRFAHRQIETLTLDREVMHLRDSLLPRYAELVYYGFWFAPEREFLQAAIEQSQQYVTGTVRLRLFKGALQTLGRKSPCSLYNPKLATMEADQGAYDPRDAGGFIRLSALRLRTLARRQRG; encoded by the coding sequence ATGAAAATCGTTCTGGCCTATTCGGGAGGGCTCGACACCTCCGTGATCCTCAAGTGGCTGACCGAGCAGTACCAGGCCGAGGTCATCGCCTACTGCGCCGACGTCGGACAGGCGGAGGAGCTGACCGGCCTCGAGGAGAAGGCGTGCCGGACCGGGGCTTCCCGCTGTGTCATCTCCGATCTCCGGGAGGAGTTCGTCCGGGACTATGTCTTTCCGATGCTGCGGGCGGGAGCGCTCTACGAGGACCAGTACCTGCTGGGCACCTCGATTGCGCGCCCCCTGATCGCCAAGAAGCAGGTCGAGATCGCCCGGGAGCTCGGAGCCGACGCGCTCGCGCACGGAGCGACCGGGAAAGGGAACGATCAGGTGCGCTTCGAGCTCACCTTTGCGGCCCTCGCCCCGGACCTGCGCGTCATTGCGCCTTGGCGGGAGTGGGAGCTTGCGGGAAGGGCCGATCTGATCCGCTATGCGGAGAAGCACGGGATCCCGGTTCCCGTCACGCAGGCCAAGCCCTACTCGATGGACCGCAACCTCTTCCACATCAGCTACGAGAGCGGGGTCCTCGAGGATCCGTGGCAGCCCCCGCCCGCCGATCTCTTCCGGCTGACGCGCGATCCGGAGCGTGCCCCCGATGAGCCGGAGACGGTCGATCTCGACTTCGAAGGCGGAAACTGCGTCGCCGTCAACGGGAAGGCCCTCTCCCCCGCGGAGGCCCTGGGCGCCCTCAACGAGATCGGGGGGAGGCATGGCATTGGCCGCGTCGACCTCGTCGAGAACCGCTTCGTCGGGATGAAATCGCGCGGGGTCTACGAATGTCCCGGAGGGACGATCCTCCGCTTCGCCCACCGCCAGATCGAGACCTTGACCCTCGACCGGGAGGTCATGCATTTGCGGGACTCGCTCCTGCCCCGCTATGCCGAGCTGGTCTACTACGGGTTCTGGTTTGCGCCGGAGCGGGAGTTTCTCCAGGCGGCGATCGAGCAGAGCCAGCAGTACGTGACCGGCACGGTCCGCCTCCGCCTCTTCAAGGGAGCTCTCCAGACGCTGGGCCGAAAGAGTCCCTGCTCCCTCTACAATCCCAAGCTGGCGACCATGGAGGCCGACCAGGGAGCCTACGATCCGCGCGATGCGGGCGGCTTCATCCGCTTGAGCGCCCTCCGGCTGCGCACGCTCGCCCGGCGGCAGCGGGGGTAG